The nucleotide window TTGTATTGCGGGGGTTTTGGGCGTGGTGGTTCAACGATGGGAAAATGGGTTATATTAGGGACAGGGGGTGATGGTAGATGGGTATGGTGGTTCTGTTAGGGGGAAATGGGTTTGGTGGGAGGCTATCTAATGAAAATGAACTAGAGATAACAGTGATGAAAATGAACTGTTAGGGGGTAATGGGTTTGTTAGGGGGCAATAGGGGGCGATAGCAGTGATGAAAATGAACTGAAGATTCAGTTGAAAAATGGAGGCCATCTGACGAACGGAAAATAAAATCGGAGACAAGGAAGGCCGAAGCTCAAGGATGGATTTtaaggtttttaaaaaaaaaaacaatggggAAGAAGAAACTGTGGAAGGAAGAAACAATGGGGAAGAAAATCGGAGACGATGACGATGATGGTTAACGATGGAAAGAAACTATGGAGAAGAAGAAACTGAGGAAACTGGGAATTATATGcacttaataattttatatttttaaaaaaataattttaatatttttaaaattacttcTTGACATgacatataatataaaataatattaaattaacatttaattacatTTGAATCACCACATTAATGATTAATGTTAACCGTTAATCAATTAACGACCAGGTCAATATATCTTATAGTGATCAAACAATCAAACATTGAGGCTATTTTTGGCATTATACCTAACCTTTTTGCCAAGATATTTCTAGTCCATAAAGAATCGCCCATAACTCGGTCGTAAGAGCTGAACCTCTTCCTTTTCGAAAACCTGTTATCCAATTGCCATAAAATCTCGTAACACCCCCTATTGCCGACTAGTTTCCCTTCACGTTAAATGCACCATCAATACTTATCTTCACCCAGCCATGACTAGGTGACTTCCATTTGATTGGAATATTTCGAACAAGCTCACTTGAACCTTCTACTCTTGCTGCATTATAGATATTAATAACAAAGTTTTCAGTTTGTCTTAAAAGCTCCTTAGAATTACTACTTTTTTGCTTAAATATTGCTTTGTTTCTACTTTTCCATAAGTACCAACAGATTACTGCAAATAACACCCCTATTCTGTAGTGTCGGTATTTAATTCTATTTGATTCCTCAAATTAGCAATCATCCATTCTTCCAAAACCATCCCAAAAAATTGATTGTAGGAACTAGAAGGAATCACCTTGGACCAAATACTTTAGCAATTGGACAGTCTCTCAAAATATAGGTAATAGTTTCCTTGCAGCCACCACATGAGAAACAACTAATATCATCAGTCAGCTTTCTTCGAGCCCTTTCTTAGTTTGTTAATAACATTTTACTCATCACCAACCATAAAAAGTGCTTTATTCTAGGAGACAGATCATTCTCCCAGACAACTTTCCATAGAGAATTATGTGAAGTGATCAGATTGGACAAGACTTTTATAAGCTTCCTTCATGAATAACCTACCCGAAGTGCTAGTCTTCTATAAGCACATATCCTTGCCCAAATCATCCTTCTGTGGAGGGCAGACTACTATACACTCCAATATTTCCTTATCAAAACATTGAGTCAACGTACTCCACTTCCATTTACCAGTTGAATCTGTTAAATTAGCAACTTTAAACTCCATAGAACAATCGAAGGATCTCATATGTGGTTGCGGAGAGTCCCCAAACTTGGTATCCAGTTATCACAGAGGAAGCTAACAAACCTCCCATCTCCTATACTCTAACAAATATTCTCACAAAATGAGTCTTATACCTTATTAAGCGATTGCCAAATGTATGAGCAATTAGTTTTATGAATAGAAAAAGGGCATATGTCACACATCTGATATTTATTACGCAAAATTCTTACCCATAGCTTATCCGACATGGTTACAATTTGGAAAGCTAATTTCATCAAGAAGGAAAAATTTTGGGGAACCATTCTTTTTAAGCCTAACCCACATTTCTTCATCGGTTGACAGCAGGTTTCCCAACTCACCAATGCCATTTTCCTCACTCCATTAGAAGACCCCTACACAAAATTTCTCACCATTTTTTCGATTGTTTGACACACACCCACAGGGATCATGGTTGTCTGCATAAAATAACTGGGAATAGTCAACAAAACAAACTTTGACAAAGTTACTCTTCCAGCCAACAAGATAGCATCGATAACAAAGCAATTAGGTATTCAATACAAACTAATGTAAAAAAAAAGATGCTAGCTTACCTTTCGATCTAGTAGAAGCCTCATGTTGTTGCTTGGTATTAAGTGCCTGCTTCAGCTTGTAACCAAGGTGGATTGGTAAGGTACTCAGCAAGGCACCACCTATCTTCACAAGAAACAAAAAGGTTCTAATGAATTGAAAGTGAACCAACTACACTAATGAAAAAACGATACTTAAATTGCATGATTTCAATTATGAGAGcaatttgaataataaaaaatGCAATTAATTTGTTCAACTAACAAAGAGCAGGTGTAGCCTCTCTAAGAAAATCATCATCCATGGTTAAAATGTTTAAAACAACGATATAAACACGATCGACATCCCAAGCATTAAAATGAATTTACAAACACTAGATAACATCTTAAAAACAGATGAGCCACAAGTCAAGTTGGTTTAAAGTTGAAATAGATAACAAAGAGTAGGTTTAGCCTCTCTATTTTGTATGCAAGAAATGTGCTTACAGTTGCAATGGTCTGCAAATTTCATCGATATGTTTAGAAAAGAGAAAACCAAGCCGCTGGATTTGAACAATTTAATATACAGTTTCTCTTTAAACAAAAACTATTAAATATCCAAAAATAGGcgatagcatgtgattatattatgtgtataatcgTTCATTTCTTGTATGAATTCCGTCATTTCTGCTTCCAAAGAATGTAGATAACTGGTCTCGTGAAAAGTACATAATCATTTGATCTTTTCCCTATTAGCACTCATGTCCATTAATACATGGTTCCTCATTTAGACCGAGAAAGATGCAAGTGCGCATTAAAATAAGGGAAAACAATTAAAGCATCCACTTGCCAATCCTTCTTTGCATGGATTGGCGCATGTAAAATTGGTGACACGGCATCATTGCACATGCTATTGCTACTTGAGGCCTGTAAGTAAAATTTTCAATCACCACTTAAAAAATGTTACACACACTAAAACACAAAACAAAACTTAATGCTTCAAAAGCACTATTATGCGAAACAACTTGAGAACTGCAAAACTAAGGACCTAATTGGTGATATATTAGAAAGCAATTAGCATCTCATCAAGTTAGTAAAGAACTTCAAAATAGGCATAGCCCTTGCGCTTACACTCTAAGCTTCATTCCAAGCTCTTGAAGAAAAGAACAATATGACTTCGCAAATACTCCTCTCTTCCAAGGTCAATTCTGTCCTTCCTAGATGGAGAATGGTTCTCAATTACTTCTCGGCTGAAGTACTACTTGCGCGTAGATGAATGCAATTACTCTTGGTTCTCAAAATTTAACAAGTTTCAAAAACCCAAAAAAGGTTTAAGGaggttttatttaaaataaacaatccCTTTAAATCCAAGATAACTTTAAAAAAACAAGCTTTTGAAGTATCAAAAAACACCCATTAAGCTGATTTTATCCAAAAACaatagaaaaaatttaaaaaaaaacccttgAATCTCGTTTCTGAAAACACGTGGCTTTTGAAGAAAATCTTTTAATCTAAGATTGCTTTCAAACCAATGTCAATTACTGAAAACAAAAAACAtacccaaaaatcaatttttttaaaaaaaaaagatgattgaCAAAAAGGGATTCAGAGAACCGGAGATTAACAGAGAAAAACATAAAAAACCCAAGCATCAAAGATTCATATTTTTCAGTTTTCAAGTTCTTGaacaatttaagaaaaaaaaatcccaaaaattcAAATCAAACTTAAGCATCAAAGATCCATATTGTTCAGTTTTCAAGAAGCTTGAATCTTCCCCATGAAAGTTGATGCTTACCTAGAGACGACTTCGAGCGTTTTGAGCTTTCCTTCCCCTCAGCTCGATAGAACAATGAAAACTGAAagtttggaagaaaatggtgaATGAATAACGTCCCCAAGTTTTTGCTAAATACAAGCTTGTAAACTTGTGATTTTTTTATGGGTACgacaaggaagaaaaaaaaattaagctaTTCCTTGTATTTGCTGAATAACCATTCCATGGGCTAAGCGCTGAATGACCATTCAGCATTTTCAAGGAATACTATCGGAATGAAGATTAGTATTCTGTGAACCAAACAATGAAATAGCTACCTTACTCAGAATAATCCCTGAATGGAATCACAATTCCATCCAAGCAAACATAGCGCTAAAGTTTGCTTCCATTACACAGTTTACCTGAAAACGTTAACACATTAAAAAATATCAGCTGCCTCCTTCAACCAATCAAAAGTTGCCACGTGGCACATTTTGGGTAAAAACACTTAAAATTACAAAAGAATCataaatttgtaaaaaatataaaatatttaaaatttgaaaaaataaaaagattatataaaatcagtaaaattttataaataaaataaattatttttaaaaataaaaattaaattaaattcaaaaaataaacatGATATATTAAAATTCTctgaattataaaaaattataaatccaaaaaaaattataaaaaattatatatcaaaagCTTTCTCGACACTTCTCATCTActttatattttctttatttttcttggtTTGTCGTTTTTTTTCTTGATTTGGTGTTTTTTTAAGGTTGAGGCTTTGTGtctgttctttttttttcatttttctttttctgggTTTTCAATTTTCAACACTGACGAAAGTTGgtagaaatttttatatttttattgaaaaaataaaaCGCATTTAATACAGTATTCATCTGGCGAGTATTATTGCTTGCTTCAATTCTTTTTAACTTTTCTGGGTTTCGTAAAACATGagagaaagttttgggaaaatgaTTATGGGTTTTGAGCCATaagttttgctaatttttttatattttaaaattttaaatgaatttttagatttttatatacttttcgaaattttcataaattttatatacttttttatatttttaattttaaaatttaaatttttttacattatatatatttttatgaattttacatTTCTagcaatatatttttttaaaattttatgattttttgttaattttaagttttaCCGAAATGCGCCTCGTGGCGTCTTTCGACTGGCTAGAAGAGGCGGCCGGTTTACAGTGTTAACTTTTGGGGGTAAACCGTGTAAAGGAAACAAACTTTCAGTCCTGAAATACTTTAGGGGCAATTTGCTCAATAAGCCTATTTTGTATTTAATTGTTTGCCAATTGctttattttactttgttttatttatattttaattattttaaaaactaaaataaatttaacattttaaaatatattaatgcttaattttcaatattaacaaaaaaaaatgaaatgaatatattgatgaatgtattaaattaatttctatatTATTAAATGAAGTAATTTAGTGGGGAGAATTTTAAAAAGCCTTTTTAATTTAATGACTTGAATATTTTAAGATAAAAATTATATGGATTTTAAAGCATTGAGTTGGAAATTTTACCATCAGACTAATCCCAAAACCCGTAGAATCTGAAAGCTCAAATTTGAGAAAATACCCAAATTCAATCTATTTTCCTATTTACTGCATTCATTAAAATAATTCAATGTCTGTTAGGgactaatttaatataattataaaacaagGAAATGATAAACACCCAATTTTGCCCTGCACCACTCCAACTTGAAAAACACCACgttttatttgttttcctttcCAAAGTCATTTTCCAGCAATTAACCTTTGATTGCGGAAATTCCCTACCAAATTTCATCTCATCAAACTCACTTTTTACCTTCTTCCACTCCCCCGTGTGTTTCACgtggtcttttttttttaatttaatttaattttaatgaaacttctttataaacaaaaaaattataaaatcaccgACAAAAGCAGACTAGTAATaacaataaatttataattttattgaaaaatgcTCCTTTAGCATTCTCTTTTGTTCATCTTTTAAATTATTACAATAATAAAGGTCCATGAGTAACCAAATATCGAATTGATATTTTCCAAGGCAACTATTCTCACTAAAACACAACCAAATATCATAAATTTTCCTATAAACATTTAAAAGGCAATGGTATTTGATTATTGATCACTCtttatcataatctttcaacttAAAACTGAACTACTTAATAAATTTGTGACCGGGGTTACCTTTGGTACCTGGTTAACAGATAAACAGCAATACAGGGAGAACCATTCCATAAGGTGGAGTGTAATCTAAGGATTCCCCTGGCTTTCTCTTTGACATATGCGGCACAATCTGCTTGCATTACCATGCAAAGCTTTGTTACTGCCCCAACCTTCAACATCTCTACAAGTACATGATTTGTTGCAGCATATTTGGAGATTGATTTAAGTATTTGAACAGCTCGATCATCTGTCGCCGGAGAGACTCTTAGGATCCTTTTAGCCACCATGGCTATGCTCCCGGCGTGGCCTAGAAATTGAGCTCTTCCATCGGCACATGAACAGAGATGTGCCAAGAGATTGATGATCAGTTCCGTGACATGCTTTTCGGGTTTCTCCAGCTCAAATTCGATGAGCTCGAAAATCACATTGGCTTCCATCATTTTGGCTTTGTTTCTTCCCCAAAGACATGTTTGGATCAAGATGTGCAAGGCGGATTTGGTAGCTTGTTGAGAGGTTTTGGATTTCAGTACCCGTAACATTTGTTTGAAGAATTCGGGTTTCAACTTCTCCAACAACCTTGAATTAGTGACTTCAATCACCCTTTTCAAGATTACCATTACATGAGTCCTGACAATAACAGGATTCTCAGTCTCACACAAAAGAATCCATGTCAAACAGTCTATGAAATCGCAATTTTGATTTACAAGAGCCTTGATTTCACTACATGGTGTCCAAATAAGATGCAGAATCCTCAAAGCTTGTTCAAGACAGCTAATTTTACCTTGTCTGTGACATGTGATTAATAACAAAATCACAGCCTTCGGGACACCTGCTTCCTCCAGACATTTCCGGTTCCTCTCATTGTCCTTGGCAAGGACTTCCATTTTCTTCAAAGCGTTCATATAAAAACTAGGGACCCCAAAGTCACGAATGAGTTTAACAACACGGCTCTTGCTGACAGGAGTTTTGGGTGTGGGAACTAAATCCATGCCATTACTTGCATTTGCTGCAGACCATGCCTGAATCAGCCGCCACAGCGTGTGGTTGGGTGTTAAATCAGAATCCGATGGCAAAGCCTGCTTGGTAACGGGGCAGGTCGTGTCCTTTGAAGTCTTCAACCATTGCTCTATGCTTTCCCTGTCGTAAGTGATGCCTGTAACCGCTGTAACAGGGTCCTTCATGATTTGCAGTGATATTGGACAGATGAAATATTGAGGTATTTCTATTTCATCCATTGATTAGCTCAAATTCTAAGATGCTGAAAATTGCCGAGTTTGCTTAAGAAATACAGAGATGTATACAAAACTGATTAGTCAGGCCACAATGATATGAAAAAGAGACTTACATATGTACATATTTAATTGCGATGGATTGGAAGACTAAAACATTTAGACAAATAATTTGTAAGCAAAGGAGAATTCCGAGTATTCTTAAATGTGTTCTAATTTGTGTACTTGGGTTTAATTAATGTAGCATGCAACAAAGTTTAGAATTTCAATTCTAATATTTTACTACAAAGAACAAATGTTTTGTTACACGTATAGTATTTACAACCCTAAAAAACCAAAACTAATGTTTTATCTATATTCAGCTGGTTCTACTATTTTCTTGTTTTACCGGTCATAGATTCGCGTGTGAGGGCTTCAATGGTCAAAGCAAGAGGAATAATACAAATCACAttggttagaagtttcttggggctggTAATTGACCACCACCAGTTGGCAATGGTTTATTGGTCAGGCTGTATGCTTCACGCTAAGAAAAGGCAATGGTGGTCCTGGCCTGCCCCATAAAAACTCCTAGATGCCGGGTGTATGAGTAGTAAACTATGGATTATTATGcttttaaaaattcaattcaaagtAGGTAAGATCAGGGCAAAATTTGTAGGCCGCACAACTTGGGGCAATGGGACttttgaggaaaagagaaaataccAAACCAAAACCATATATAATAACGTCTTGATAATGtaattagataataataataataaaaggttaaTTAggtcatatatcattttattaaaaattaaaagactataaatataaataaatttttaaatggaaTAATGTTATTTGATTCAGTTATATAAACAGATATTATTAATACATAAAATGTAAATTATATATTCTTTTCTAAAATAAGAAAGGATACTCTTAAGTATTAGACTCCCATAACATCATTAGTGACCTTATTCCACACACTCAAAGATTTGCAGTGTGATACTCTTGGTTTTTGAACATTATAAGAACCTCGGTTTGCTCTCTGTCTGATTCAATGTTCAGACAAATGGTCAGACATGTGTTCAAACAATAGCTACTCAAACAAATATTTGAACACAAGTTCGAACAGAACACAAGTATTAATTAAATAAGAGGAAGGGAGAAATAAATACAAGAGATTTGTTAATGCAATCTAGATTCACAAGTCTACTCTACAGGGC belongs to Gossypium arboreum isolate Shixiya-1 chromosome 7, ASM2569848v2, whole genome shotgun sequence and includes:
- the LOC108471412 gene encoding E3 ubiquitin-protein ligase PUB23-like, giving the protein MDEIEIPQYFICPISLQIMKDPVTAVTGITYDRESIEQWLKTSKDTTCPVTKQALPSDSDLTPNHTLWRLIQAWSAANASNGMDLVPTPKTPVSKSRVVKLIRDFGVPSFYMNALKKMEVLAKDNERNRKCLEEAGVPKAVILLLITCHRQGKISCLEQALRILHLIWTPCSEIKALVNQNCDFIDCLTWILLCETENPVIVRTHVMVILKRVIEVTNSRLLEKLKPEFFKQMLRVLKSKTSQQATKSALHILIQTCLWGRNKAKMMEANVIFELIEFELEKPEKHVTELIINLLAHLCSCADGRAQFLGHAGSIAMVAKRILRVSPATDDRAVQILKSISKYAATNHVLVEMLKVGAVTKLCMVMQADCAAYVKEKARGILRLHSTLWNGSPCIAVYLLTRYQR